CCTTGTAATGCGCAAATGGTCGACGACCATTGGCCTTATCATGGACTCGAGACCATACACTACGTGGAACGTCTGATACGCTATAATGACAGTGTTGGTGTTTTCAATAAGAAGCACGAGTTGGTGGCGTGGTGTTTACTGTTAGTATTGAAAGTAGAAGTTTTTGAGTAAAGGGTTTATAGTTTTTTCCTCTATTGACAGCTTGCCACACGGCGCTTTGGGTATGTTGCAGGTGCTAGAAGGATACAGACGCCGTGGCATTGGCAGCCTACTGGTGCGCTACATGGCAAAACTGCTGGCTTCATACGATCTCGAGGTTATGGCGCCGGTTGTGCACGACAATCTCATTTTCCGTGGCATGTTTAAAAAATTGGGCTTCAAAGTCGTCGACAAAACCTATTGGGCGCACAAACCAGCAGTATTTGAATGAGATCGTTCATATAGTACTTGATaattgataaatataaataaagactAGTATTAACACTTGTAGCGCTTAGTGACGTAAATATctacataaattaaatacatatacaaattacGCAATATACTtgtttatgagatttatgagtATCATTATGTTGACAACAGATAAGTATATCCACGCACTTGTTTAAGAAACACTGGTTGAATATTTCGCTTTCTAAAAAGCTTAATGCTCATGCTCTATATGAAATTCAACTCCAACAGGCACTCGGCGCTCTCCCGAAAATCGAGCGGGAAGTGCTCTGTAAATTCTGCTGATTCAATGAATTTTATACAGCGATCTCTTTGAAGAATTCGCACAATAGACTACCACACATTGCGAAATCTGTTTTGCCCACAGTTTCGCTTGGGGTTGCACAAAGTTCGCACGACGTTACCTTGGCTGCGGCACTGCGGAAAGCATGGCAAACGCTTTAGTTGATATTCCACAAGCTGAGTGGAGTGAGCTGCGCGAACTCTACGTAGGCCAAAAGAAGCTAGCCTCTGCTTACAATACGTTGCAATGTCTGATTGACTGGAAAACGCAGGACGATGAGCtcgaaattaatatatattctttaaatgGGGATTGGCGTAGCGATGGCACCTTTGTGGCTATTGTAAGTAGAGCTTCAGTATATATTTACTCTTCGATGAGCTGTAATCTAATGGGATGCTTGTCTCAATTTGTAGAAAAAGAAACCTGTAACCTATGTGTTTATCAACACTTTGAGTGACAATCAAGAGCGTTTGCTTACAGCGCTTAGAACGCTGAAGAACAAAGAACCACTACTGGTATTTGGCTACCCCGAACGTCTCATGCCGACCGTTGAGCAATACTTTGTAGACAGAGGTGGAAAGAAAGAGGATTTCATATCAGATGGTACGGCTTGGTATCACATCGACAGGGAGAAGGCGACTCAGTTCACAGTAGAGTAAACACAAATGCTCAAGTATTGTAgtgtggaaatatatatatatttctaattggAATTTCAGTGTGCCTGAGGGTTTTACTCTACGGCGAGTGCAACCCAAAAATGCCGAGCAGGTGAATAGCGTGTGGCCGCATCGTATGCCTAACACTGTACTGTTCGTGGAACGTATGATTCGTAACGCTGACAGCGTGGGTGTCTACGATGCATCAGATAACTTGGTGGCCTGGTGTTTGCGGTGATAACTCAGCAAAGCTTAGTAGATCAAATGCAGAGTGTAatgaaaatgtattatttattcaCAGATTACCGATCGGTTCGTTGGGTTTACTGCAAGTATTGGAGTCTCACAAGCGCATGGGATTTGGTAGTTTGGTAGTGCGCTCAATATCCAAATTGATTGCATCCAAAGGACTTGAAGTCACCGCCCCCGTTGTCTTCCAAAATGTGGCATCACGCTCAATGTTCGAAAAACTGGGCTTCAAGGTAATCGATAACGTTTATTGGTCCCCCTTACCGGAagcaaagtaaattttaaatatataaatgttagtGCTGCAGTGAAAGCTTGTCAAATAAGTGATTACCATGAGTTACATGtctaataaaaagtattattgaAAGGACTCAAATCGTTTCATGTATGAGTGTTGCATTGTGCTCTGTGATAAGAAGCATGAGCACTTAACCAGAAAGTGTGAAATATCTCCTTCTTATCTCAAAGATAAACGCGTTGTGTTATTAGGTGTCACAATTGtgtttactgaaatttaaataagCCAGTACGAGCTGTAAAAGCCTGAAATGGAAAGTAATTATTTCAAGATTTCTTTTTAATCTCTAAAGTTTTATCTACGTATGCGGTAAtctattattaaaacaattaattatagcAGTTAAGAGTTAGCAATTATCATACATATGCTATTTGTAAAAGAGCATTCGCTAAGAGAGTTCAAAATGAAGAGAGCATATTTAAATTAAGCGATTATTCCAATGAAATGCTCATGGTcgtatgtatgcttgtgtgcTTAAAGCTTAATCATTCTCCGGTACACTCATGTAAATCAAAACCTTGACATTGCCTTCCAAATGACGGCCAATTGTACGCATAATCAGCCGTCAGCCATATTTTTTACAACCGCCTTTGAAAGCTCATACCTACAGTTATAAATTCTCTCCGAAAAACGGTTAATGTTCGTGCatacatattgaaaatatctatatttatttccaaaatcTTCATTAcgtgtaataaattaaaataaataaaaataaatgctggAGTAAATCACTTGTATGATGAtaatatttatctttatttatttagtctGCAACTCTCAGTGGTTTGTCTGGAATTATGCCAAGTCATTGTTTAAATTGTCGAcaattatatttctagttgtttcTCGTAATAATTATGATAAGCTCTGGCTAAAGTATTTATATAGTAAAGTATTTACAAGTGGAGAGCCTCTTGTTACTAGAGTATTATGAccacattatttaaaaaaattccatgTTTTGGTGTAATCTTAGAGCGATAAGAGAAAGCTCTGCTACTGCTTTAAAGAATAACATGAAAAGTTTCATTGGTGAAGGTCTCAAAACAAGAATGTCGAGATAAACAAATTTTCGCTTTATAGTGATTGACTTACATCGTTACTTTACTATATTGAAGCTTATAAACCATGTAagtcatttgtatatacatctTCAATCATATTAACTAATAACAGTTAGGATGTACAAAAAAGTGATTATTGCATCGGCCGGGAATCGAACCCGGGCCGCCCGCGTGGCAGGCGAGCATTCTACCACTGAACCACCGATGCTTATGATCTCTCGCAACCAAAACAAAGTTTCACCCCGCTATGCCCCTCCAAGATTGGGGCCAACTTAAGTCGATCTATAATGTCACATTCTTGATTTCACCTCTCCCACTTCCTGTCCCTCTCAGTTCAATAGGTTACGATCTGCGCATCAATACAAAAGAATACTCCTCAAGAGAACGGCTGAATCAGAATTGAATAAATTCCTCTCAGCTACTTGACAAAACTTGttctaaatttttaagaattaaatattattattcttaaGCTCTTAGCTGATCCATTAAAATTATTCGCCTCTAACTACTTCGCTCTTCGCTATACGTACTTAACGCCTATGAGTGTGTTAGTGAGTTGCTAGTAAACCTTAACAGTCTCTCATAATACCCAAGAATTCATTACAGCTACATATCTTTTATTAACATAGCCTGTACTGTTATCATACTGTTAAACTGCTGTTACTTGGATTAAGCCTCACTTGGCTGATCTTGGGCTTAAGTCACCGATTGACAACCTATGTTACAAAAAAGAGGTTAGATGCGATCATTCAAAAAGCATCGGTGGTTCAGTGGTAGAATGCTCGCCTGCCACGCGGGCGGCCCGGGTTCGATTCCCGGCCGATGcaaatggtttttttttttaatttttatgttatttataatacattaaTGTACAATGTCTATTACATAATACTACCTAACTTTTGAAAGATTATTGCGGTATTTCAAATACCATGAAGACACTACAGAAAACAACTTTAGCAtgcgaaatatataaattaatacttCTGGtataatattgtacaatatttaaaaaaaaatattttttttagataagaAAATGgtcatatttataatattaaatgttcaGGGTTGCCAAGAGCATCGGTGGTTCAGTGGTAGAATGCTCGCCTGCCACGCGGGCGGCCCGGGTTCGATTCCCGGCCGATGcaataataactttttaaattataataaatttttataaaagaatcCCCTGCTACACTGTAAAAAATTCTGAGAAGTATCGTTGGTAATGTAAAGAACGTTAGCCTGAtagcaatataatattttaactgGTGCTAGAGTTACAgaatcatacaaatatatgtaattgtaatatgttaaatattttttaattaaaaaagttatataaatacacttttaGAAATATgaggaatttatttttataactgcaTCGGTAGTTCAATGGTAGAATGTTCGCCTCCCACGCGGACGGCCCGGGTTCGATTCCCGGTCGATGCAATTAACGACTAAACTTTTTCTCATTGACTTTAAAAGAGTCAGAACTTTTTACACTCCACTGTTATCTGCGTTCTGTAGATTGGAACTGGTTATACGTGTTTGGAAATCGATTATGCTAAAAATAAGTCACCAGCTATAAATAAGACAAAAGTAAACTTGTGTATCAAACAGATAAGAGAACTTTCTCTTTGGTCGGCTCTTCCCATGCACACATATAAGATATTTGTTTTGAACCAATTAATCTCGAGAGTAGTACTATCTGGAGTGTAAACAGTGAGAGTTACATGACCTTCATGTGTGATAATTATGTGGAAATAAAACGGTGATAACTGAAATTAACTCGTATAACAGAACACGCAATCGTTAGATGAACAAGCAAAATTCGCAGATCTCCGACAGAGCAATGAGTCAGAGCGACAAAGAACATATGGTTTCCATACCCATCGAGGAATGGGCGGATTTGCGTGATGTATACAGACAGGACTGGCCTAAGGGTGCATATAGTTACTGCGGCCTGGACACCTACATACAGCTGTCGCGCAAAGACCTCGATCTGTGCAAACGAGAAGTGCGCATTCGGAGTGTCGACAATAACTGGCGAGAGCATGGTATTTTTATATTGGATGTAAGTAACCGACGTTAAATATACATGtaacaaatataacaacaaacctCATAACAGGATCATACGGATTACTCGCACATTATACGAGTAGACACTTGCACCAGTGAGCATAGTTCGCTCTTCAAGTTAGCCTTAACTTATATGGATTTGGAATCCTGtgatgaaataatttttcgtgAAACAATTGCCACAACTGTTAGGCAATATCTACAGGAGTCAGGATATCCATTGAAACAAGATTGCTATCCAAGGCAGCTGTATTACTTGAGCAAAGAAGACAGCCTTAAACTACAGATCAGGTAAGcaaaatatctaataaatagTAGAGTACTGTTATTTACTCTGATTTCTAGAGAAAACGCGGATTACAACATCAAGCCTTTAACTCTGGCAGATGTCGAGGAAGTCGAACGCTTTTGGCTGTACAAAAGAAAGGGCTCCAGCTACATTATTAGGCGCAACATCAAATACAATCTCACCTTTGGCGCTTATCAACGCGAGACTGGCGAGTTGTGCGCTTGGGTGTTGCTGTAAGCAAATTTACAAAGATAACTGTTATCATTATACATCGCTAACTGTGTCCGTTCCTCTCTTTTCACCGATATCAGCAATGAGTTGGGTtgtataggttttttgtatgtgAAAGAGAACTACCGGCGTCAGGGTCTGGCTGAGCACTTGGTGGTCCACTTGTGTCAAGCGTTAGCCAAGCAAGACTGTGATGCCCTGGCTCATATAAGGGATGCCAATGTGCCGTCGTTGAAACTGTTCGAGCGGTTGGGATTTAAGGCTATCGAGTATAACTATTGGTTTATAAAAGAGGATATCTTTACGGAATAAAATCATAAGTGACTGTATGAAGTTGAGAcgagaaaaagaaataaaatgaatacaaaatatttaagttgtCTTTAAGCTTGTTTGCAACTTGAAGTGTCTACAAACTGCCAACACTTTGCGCTGCCAGGGTCGGCCTTCTCTCCTTCTTCACAAAACTACTTTATTTCCATCAATGAACTTACTACACGCTCAGttgctttctttagtttcaaTCGCATTTAAATCGATTTCACTTGTTTCGCTTGCAAAGAAAAGTTATGGAGACGAAGAGTAATGCGACTACAAATGCTTACgatgtgtgctgttgttgttgtatcgggGATCACATATTTTTACATAGAGGTAAGTTTACACACGAGCTTGTCTGCAGCAAACTACTTTGGTAAGAAAATgcagattgtttttttttttcctttgcaTCAAGGAAAAGCGGCTTAGACGAACGAAACTTGCTTGAGTCTTAgatagaaaataagaaaaggaGAGACAGATGTGCATTTCCGTGATTCTGTTATACTTCGGAGAATAGAAATGAAACTGTATAAACACAAGTGATaaggtatatatattttaaggttatgctttaaagaaactgagaaatatataataaggttctatatttactatttgatcttactttttataactttttaccaGTTATGATTccttaaaaagttattaagATTGTCGGTATGTAGATAAGCTTCTAAGTTTGAGTTTCTATATTACTTAGCCATTCTTCATAGTGTGACCACATAATCCCACCACAGGTTCGGTGCCAGCATTTGAGTCAATTTCATGGTCGGATTTTATGAACCAATAATTGTATTCAAGAGGCTGGAAACCTAACTTTGTAAACAACGTAGTCGATGGTATATTCGTATCCAAGATATGCGCGCTCGCGTCACAATCTTGCTCGGCCAACGCGCGACACATTCGAATCACCAAATCCTCGGCCAGACCGCGTCGCCTATAATTGTTTTTCACGTATAATAGTGCCAAGGTACCCAGTTCGCTGCTACAAGTTTCAGGacatagaaaaattattattaaacataaGTAATGAGGTGAGGATTTACTTACTGTACCACCCAAGCGCACAGTTCACCGCTTTCGGGATGATAGGCGCCCAAGGTGAGATTGTACTTTATAAGTCTACTAATAATGTATGGGGAACCGTCCGACTTATACGGCCAGTAGTCATCAACTTCCTTAACGTCATTCAGTGTGAGTGGTTTGATGACAAAATCAGTGCGTGGTCTAAGAACAGATTGCATTAGCGGAGATGAAATCAAAAAATAGTTTGTTATGTTACCTAAATTCCAATTTGCGGCAATCGTCTTTGTTCAGAAAGTAGAATTTGGCTGGATAGCATGTGTTCAGATTAATTTTATAGCCAATATTCTCGAGATGCCGCAACACAGCTGCGCAAGTTTTCTCACGAAATAGAAACTCGGAAGACGTTATCCAATTGGTACAACTTAAAGCCAGCTGAAAAAGTGCCGCATGCTCGTTGGAACTGATATCTCCGCGTATTATATGACTGAGATTCATTTTGTCCTTTGTGTTTATTCGAAGAAAAAATCACTGTTATAGCAAGTTACACAAAAAAACACTTGCACTGTTTACCTCTAAAATATAAATGCCATGTTCCCGCCAATTATTGTCAACACTCCAAACACGTACTTCCCGCTCGCACATTTCGGGGTCTTTGCGTGACCACTGTATATAGTTTTCTAGCGCATAGTAGCTGTACGCATTCTTCGGCCAGTCTTTGCGGTAGACATCACGTAAAATCGTCCACTCTGCAGTGGGTATCGAAACGATCTCTCCGCAGCTACTCTGGTTCATTGCGATGTTCGAGGTCTCACGTTAGAACACGAACTAACGCGCTCACCTAGTATAAATACCCATTTTCTAAGCACTTCAGCGCCAATCAATAATTGAGCAACAATAAATGTTCActaattttatataccaaacttATTTGTTTACCGTTATCGATCTTTTTCCAGCCCCTGTCGCTTGAGCATTTCATAATTGCTACAATTACACAAAGAAGTATTGGAGACCAGGCGAGAAAGTAGTTATCAATTTCCGACCAATCATCAGTCCAATctgatatttgtatttttggggcacaaagataataaaaacacatttgaTAAAGCCAGAATGGTTTAAAGAACtccaaatgcatacatatatatatagtacacaACATTTGGGGATCATGTACACTTGTATACATAGGCAGTCCTAAGCGGAGTTAAGATTAAAATTTGTAGATACACATCGAAGGTAATAAACTGTTATAAATAGacctaaacaaaattttaaggtTCATTCAAGAACATAGCAACAACTACTTTCCATCTCTAATCagacattataaatatttatgccccTTTCTTTATAACTGCCTGAGAGCTCTTTAGAGAAATAATTATCGTTCAACAACGGAAATATTTGGTGTTTAATCATCTAAATTGTATATGCAGATATCTCAAAGTATTATTTGTCTTCAACTTAATGCCAAGTGTTAATCTGTGGGCAGACAGTTGCACAAGTAGTGCACTTCAGACGAAACTTAAGTAGATATGACGATATATGTACACGTGATTTGATTATCTAGTAAGTTTCGGTCTGGCAATGTTTTACTAAATAAAACTATTGGGTTTTATACCCATTGATCCTATCTAAATATACGGTAGTCTTTATCGAACGCTCAAGTGGAAACGTGCCTCTTTATCATTATTATAACTACATAACTGTAGTGTTATATCGACGGTCCGAATAGTCTTATGACGAGGCTTAAGTAGGAGACTTATTATAATGAGGCTACCAGTATTGCTTATGAATGAAGAAGCGCcgaaatattggaaaattatgtaaattcacGGCATTTGATAATCCACTTCAGTTCAGACTTTAACTAGCAAAGGTCTGAGTGTATACAATATGATGCCAGAGCACAGTTTTTAGCTTTGTCACGTGAAGACCAAATGGCGTCGTTTCGCACTTTACGTTTAGAATGCTGCTTTAATTCTATTTTCGTatgcaatgttatttgaaaTAACTCACTCTTTAGCAATAATATAATtagcaatatttatttagaatgaagagagaaaatattaaaaaatatttcaacaagcTCACAAACAAGCAAACCTAGGCGCTCGCACACCCGCACCTAAGCGGATTTCATgcgaaatatttacttttattaagtCAACGTTGGACAATTTTATCAACTACATTTGCGAGGAAGACAAGGAAAAAGAAGAAGTAGCGCAAAATACAAAAGAGAGTAAAAGTAACATAAAAATTCTGACAAAGACAAAGTTCAAATCCgcgaaatcaaataaatttgtgaaaaagcACTGCAAAGCATAGTCGTTGGAAGATTATATGAGTATACATATTCATGCGATGAAGCGTTCTTACATTGCCAAAAAGGTTGTTGAAGTCACTTGTAAGGAAACTACTTTCGGACTACTCTATTTAAGACGCAATTGGGTAAGAGACTGATCCACTGCGGTACAATAACGAATGGTACTAAACTGTTGTCGATAAAACAATAAGCTTCGTTACTTGCCAATCCAAACATGGTTAGATCGACGAAAGAACAGCCCTTGAACGGATAAAATTCAGTTCAACTGGTATCGCATATTTCGGCTGTCATGGAAGtttgttaatttataatttttgcttaaattctCAACCGTAAAAATCGATTATGGTCAGGTGACCGGCACTTTTAACCAATGAAGCTTAAAACGTATAATACTAGTTCCAGTTGGCTCATGAACACTTCGCAATCAGACTAGATCCAGTATGAATGAATAATTGTTATTAGTCTCTTCAAAAGCTTCAATGTCAATCGAATTCAAcagaattttgtattatattcatatattcgtATGAAATTTCGGTTCGAAAATATGGAGACTAAAGAAAGAGTGAAGCCGCTTGccgatttttattgaatttaatttttctgctatgagtaaatattgtatatatttgcttttaagaCATCTACCATCACATAATAATCATCTTACCttggcaaaataaaatatttttgtatacaaacgCTTGTAGTACGTGCGTTTGCTCTCCCGTTGCCCTTGGAAACGCTGgtatttttaactgaaaaattCACAAGCTAATGAGACGAACGGTTGTTGAAAGGAGAAGCAAGGGAAGAGACGGAAACAAagtaaatatgatatttttattgCCACCCCATACAGGTAGTGGAAACGAAGCGTTTTTTGGGTCTCTTAACGTAAATggaagaatatttcaaaaatttacatttccCCACAAATCCAGCGCTGATAAACCGTTAAAGTGTATTGCTAAAATTTCCCGCACAGCGCATTTGAACGAGTTCAACCCAAATTAGCAACTTAATTGTGCGATTCATGACGTCATCTGCATTGCAAATGGCGACAGCGCATCACAAGCGACAACGAAACCAACCATGCCAGCAACTCGCTTTGTTTGCATTGTCCGCGTGAGCACGCGAGAGGCGGCGAGTGCGACTGGCGACCGCCGAATTTATAGCGCCGCACTGCTAAAGGGCGACTGGCTTAGTGCGATGAATGCAAATTTACGCAAATAAGTCGCCAAATGCGAGAGTCAACAAGTCAAAGAACATGCGCGCCACAATCCAGTCTTTTCGGCCTAGAGGCGCGCGACAGCCATTTATGTAGCGAGctaatgaatttgaatttgaacaaATGACCGGCATACTCAGCCATAACCAGCCATGAAGCCGACACACTAAACTCATCAGCGCCGCATTGAAAGGCgagctggtgtgtgtgtgtatgtgagtattTGGAAATACTTATactgtacaacaacagcaacaaagcgcTGCAGTCAACACGCTCAATCGGGGCGCATTTTACAAGTCAGCGCGCATAAATGACAGTCACCAtgaaatacaaaagcaacaacaaatatgcgaTACACACACATTGGCGGAGAGGAAGGCGCGCATGGAATTAACACCGTCACGCGACCACACGCCTCGTTCATTACAAGCAACGGTATTTGGGTTGAGTTGCGCCGCCAACGGGGTGGTCGATGTGTTGTGTTGCCGCGTTTGTGCGTTGTTGCACTCACCCGTCCAAAGTTCCGTgcacattttgaatatttcgaCAGCGTTGAGCCATGGCCGTGTAAGAGCTTATATTTGGCCGCTGTACTGTATATACAGTTACTCGCATGCGTGTGTAGTGCATGGCAATGATAGATGGTGGCATGTCCTGTGGCAAGCAGATTTTTCCGCTTTTCCTGGCGTCACGGGCGCGCTTGCGTCAGCCAACGTAGCGTGGAAATGTACTGTTAGTGCTTAGCACTCTTTCAGGAGTTTCAAGGAAGAAACTTGATTTTTCATGAAAAGTTGCCTGTTAATTAGTGGCCGTATGGAAGATTAACGAAGACTGAGTTGGGCATACTTATGAGGTTCTCAGATATTGAAGTTGCTATAAAGGCTCATGTCATAAAGCTCGTAAAATCTTCTATTCATTAGTGGTAGTGAAGCAGTAAGGATGACGAAGTGGTTGCTGTTGATGTTTTGCATTGGCAAGTAGAGCAGATGAAAGATTGGTCGCTGGAGTtgacttgtatatatatatcttatcgTCTATACTTACCTCCTCTCAATGagatgaaaattcaaaaataagtaTCTGTAAAGCATAAAtcaaaaactcaaaacaaaGATAGGTTTCTctagaaagacaaaaaaaaaaaaaaatcgaatgaaCCTCATAGAATGAAGACATCAGGCATGTTATCTCGGAGGACCTGTTTATCAAGTTCAACTGTTTCGACtaatttatgttaaataatGCTGTTTTCTACTCGTTACTTCACTGCTCGTTCTGTTCCAGCTCGCGTATCGCATTTCCAATTGATTGTGCCTGTCTATAAGATTTATGCCAGTTGcctgttcgattcgccattcgGCAAATTTTAGCAAATCCCATTTCCAACCAAATCCCATATCAGTtgatataatttcaataaatattcaaaaggaAAGGCGTTTCCTTACTGACACTCACATAGAGACATCTAGAGTACAGAATgacttattttcaaaatttgaaaaagtcgAATTTCTCATTTTCGCGACGGCAAATGCAAATGCTTTGGCGTACACTTGGCCATAAAATTGCAATTAGCGATTCAACAGTTAAATTAAACGTTTTTTGTGTGCGCAGAGCAACAGCTAGtaaaatttcttattattagGGTTGTCCAAAAGGAATCTTAAAAGTTATTAGTTCCAAATTCATGTTTCTGGTTTCGTAAAACACTGGTCAGAGTACCAGAAATCTGAAGCAGAAATAACTCACGTGAAATTACCCTTGAACTCTCGCTGTTTCTCAATGAAAGGAGCCTGCGCCACATTTCGCACCACCTTAATGCTCCAACTCTAAGAGTCACAGTTTAAGTAACTTCCAGCCAAACTGCTACGAAAAGTTAAAATACTTGAAAAGTTGCAATTGCGAAATGTAAATCTCGCCGTGCTTAAGGAAAGCGCGGGCGCATTTATAATTTCGCAGCAAAGCCAAAAGTTGCGAACGTCGCTGGACTGTTGCGCTTCGGCTGCAGCAGAAATTGTGTTGCACTCGAACAAgacaaatttaaaacattttcaacaCTCAGCCGAAAGTGTCTGGCGGCAAGGTGTGAGGAGTTGTGGCTAGCGTTTCGCGTGCATTTGCAGAGCTCTTCAGGAACGCTGTGATTCCGACACTTTTTATGGCgtttgttttcgcttttcgtTTAACTTATCCACTCGCGTTAGCTCAAGTGTAGTCTGCTGCAATtcgcaccgttttttttttagcttggtgctattgttgctgttgttgtttaaattgGTACTTCCATTTGTCTATTTTCATTAGCTGATACACATTTGGGGTCGGTGCGTGGGGTAAACGTGGACTTGAGTGAGAAAGGAGGCAACACTGGTTGGTAACCACACGATTTAGAGAGAAATtgcagtaaaaataaataaataaacaaatatattttgaatgagCGTGTGCAGCGCGCAGTGCCGCTGGCTTTAATTCACACTGGACCCCGCTCTACTCAGCTGTACTACTGCGGAAGGTTGCGCTTTGTCGGCGGAGTCAGTAGGTCATGGCAACTGCTACAACTTATTGGCTTTTTTTGCTGCGGAGCTCACTCGTGTTTTCGTGCATTTTCGCCCTTCGCTCACCTTGCGGCGCCGCTACATTTGCTCACAAACTGTACGCACCAAAATGTGTTAAGAGGCCTCAGTCGCCGCAAATGAAAGGGCTAGCAGTGACCCACGTTTACTTTTCTGCACCTAGATTACACTGAGTGTGACCTTCTGTGCACCGCAAATTTAAAAACACCACTTTTTGGCGTtgggttaaataaaaaaattgtggaaaaatcCATCGCTCAGCGCCATAAATGAAAAGTGGCGGAAAGAGCACTTAGCAACGCTCCTGCACtgacaatattaataaaagtgcAATGGGGTTTTGTGCACTCAACGCATTCGTACAGTGTGTGAGTT
This portion of the Zeugodacus cucurbitae isolate PBARC_wt_2022May chromosome 3, idZeuCucr1.2, whole genome shotgun sequence genome encodes:
- the LOC105209757 gene encoding uncharacterized protein LOC105209757; the protein is MANALVDIPQAEWSELRELYVGQKKLASAYNTLQCLIDWKTQDDELEINIYSLNGDWRSDGTFVAIKKKPVTYVFINTLSDNQERLLTALRTLKNKEPLLVFGYPERLMPTVEQYFVDRGGKKEDFISDGTAWYHIDREKATQFTVDVPEGFTLRRVQPKNAEQVNSVWPHRMPNTVLFVERMIRNADSVGVYDASDNLVAWCLRLPIGSLGLLQVLESHKRMGFGSLVVRSISKLIASKGLEVTAPVVFQNVASRSMFEKLGFKVIDNVYWSPLPEAK
- the LOC105209758 gene encoding uncharacterized protein LOC105209758, giving the protein MNKQNSQISDRAMSQSDKEHMVSIPIEEWADLRDVYRQDWPKGAYSYCGLDTYIQLSRKDLDLCKREVRIRSVDNNWREHGIFILDDHTDYSHIIRVDTCTSEHSSLFKLALTYMDLESCDEIIFRETIATTVRQYLQESGYPLKQDCYPRQLYYLSKEDSLKLQIRENADYNIKPLTLADVEEVERFWLYKRKGSSYIIRRNIKYNLTFGAYQRETGELCAWVLLNELGCIGFLYVKENYRRQGLAEHLVVHLCQALAKQDCDALAHIRDANVPSLKLFERLGFKAIEYNYWFIKEDIFTE